Genomic window (Chelmon rostratus isolate fCheRos1 chromosome 15, fCheRos1.pri, whole genome shotgun sequence):
acacacacacacacacacagtgctacTGTGGTTGCATGTGCAAGTTCACAGACTTCATGTCATTTCTGAAATTGTCAAATGCAGGTATTACAGGCAGCCTCCAGCATCACATTGTTGCCATTCCTCAAAAAAGTTTCAAAACACGAGCTTCAGAGGTTGGTGTTATATTTAAGAAATTTGCTATTTCCCAGATAAAACCTTACCCGCTCATGAAGTCTCCAAATATGTACATGCCGTTCAGGTTGGGGTATTCACAGCCTCGGTACACATAGCCACCCGTCACTGACTTGCCCATCTCGTGAGGGTATGCATAAATAGGTAAGACATcatctgtgaaaaaaatcattgttGGTATTAATGAGTTTCTCCTTCAGCTTTGTTAGTCATTTCTTTAAAATTAGGCCACTTGTTTAAATGCTTTTatgagtgaaaacagatttaaaagcTTAATATACATAGAACTTTGAAGAATAAGTGAAATTTTTAAAGTCCATGTGATTATGACTATTGATTATATGCCCAAATGAAACCTGAATCACACTGATGTATATCTaatctatatacagtatatatttctatattgtTGGAAAGTAATGTAACAATCACACTAAACTTTAGTGCCCTTGGGAGAACAAAGCACTTCCAACTAACACGTCACATTTGAAGTGGCTGGTGGTCCAACTTTATGAAGACTGTGAACAGTGTAATGCATTAACAGATTTGCAGTTAGGCAAGTAGATTAGTTTCTAGGTTATGGTCACTGATTTTCTGTCTACTGTGTGACAACAGGATGTTCCACATTGTGCTAAAAAGAAGATGTAAATTCCCTGTGgcagattagattagattgattagattagattagattagattagatgaaatTAGGAGTTCATGTAGCAGCCATAAGGATGGTCATCATTTCTACCAAGCACCAAGagcctgcagcttttctttccaACAAAACATTACAGAAGTTAATTAAAAGTGATGGTCGTTGATGCAGGCTGGTTGCGTGTCATGAAAAACTCCAGAGTCTTGGCCtttcatcacacaaacacagttagagtccactgctgtctgcagctgatggagggCACTCATGGATGACTGTAATCATCAGAGCACGCCTACCTAGCGAGCTGTTGGCGCACAGCTTCTTATCATAGCAGGAGAACCCCTCTTTGGCTCTCCAGCCGTAGTTCCGACCCTTCTCGATGATGTCTATCTCTTCGAACTTGTTCTGGCCCACATCCCCGCAGAAGATGCGTCCTTTGCCCTCCTTGGTTCGAGGGTCGCCCTGGTCCACAGAACACCTCCACATATTGCGGACACCATAAGCATAAATCTCAGGTCGTGCCCCCAGCTCATGTATGAAGGGGTTGTCTGGAGGAATTCTGTACAACGGGCCTCTCTCATTGTCATCCACATCAATGCGGAGAACTTTCCCCAATAGAGCTGACCTAAAGTAGATGTGGCGATATGGAAAAAGTAATGTTTTACTGTATCTgaaatgcacagaaacatgGAATTACTCTTCACTGATCAAAACTAATTTTATAAATTAAAACCAAAATATAAATCTAACAGTAGCCCTATATGAGGTGCTTTGCTACATTTTCAAGGTACATCCTTTGTTACTTCAGATCATCTGAGGGTGTCTTGTTTCAGAAATCTTTAGTGGATGTGTTGTTACTTGTTCTGGGCATTCCCATATTTCCCAAATGGGTCTCCTGCCATTCCACCATCTCCTGTGAAAATGTACAAGTAGCCATCATCTGCAAATAGAAGTTGCCCTCCATTGTGGTTTGATGCCGGTTCATCGATCTCCAGAATAACCCTGGAAGACACGTGTACATGACACATAAGACAAGAAAAGTCAGAGGTATAACTTCTCTGCATAAAAACCCATTGCCGTTTGCTAACCTTGATGTACAGCCCATACTTACCGTTCAGAGGCATGATCCACCATGTTCATGTCACTGGCTGACACATGGAACTCACTGATCCTGATCCTCTCATCAAAACCCACCTCCACTGAGTAATACACATAAAGCTTCCTGTTGTACTTGTGTCTGGGGTGAAAGGTGAGCCCCAGAAAGCCTCTCTCGTCACCTTCCCACGATGACGTTAACACCGCCTTGGTAATGTTCAAAAATGGTCTCTCCAGTTTGGACCGGTCAGGAAGGTAAGTCCACACCAAGCCCACCTGTTCTGCCACAAAGAACCGATGTGTGCCGTCGTTGGCGTGTACCATGGCTAACGGGTTCCGCAGCCCGTTTGCAACCTCTTCCaggcacagctgcagacagcctTCTGAGTCTGACTGAACCCTGCCCAGGTTCTTTGTGAGTTGCTGGTTGCTGAGGAGATGTGGATAGCAGTAGTCCATGTCCTCTAGCTCCAGGTACTGGCAGAGCTGTGTCTGATCGTCTTTGACTTTGGCTATGTGTGGGTCGTCAGACAAGAAAGGGATGGTGGAACTACACTTCTTCCAAAACTGGGAGCAGTAGTCTGGGCAGAGGCCGGGGATGGTCCTGACTGGGGTGCTCGGGTCCTCAGCATCAAAGAGGTGAGCTGCGTAGGGAGAGCATTCCTGGACAGATGAAGAAGAGCGGTGAGGAGGGGAGCAGAGACGATACAGAGGAAGACTTAGAGCGGTGTAGTAGGTAGACATGTCTTTAAACCTTCATTAACTGATTTTTGGGCCAGCTGATGGCAGCATGAACAAACTGGTCAACGCAGCTGACACAATATCACCACTGACACACCTTCTATCTTTATATTGTGAACTTGGTAGCAAACAATTGCCTTTTACCACATCCAGCGAATACAGAGCAACACTTCCATTTATttgaagtcatgtttctgtcaacCTAATAAATTTAAGGCCAGACAAATAGGTTTAAGCCACTTTGGACTCAATCgactcctttttttcccccctctatCAACTAACTAACACcacgttcaccagctagtcactcCAGGGTTGATGATAGCGGTGATGGTGaactaaaacactgaaaccacaaaagcaaaataatgagctgaaagacgctgaAATGAGttgaggagagctgcagagtcaggtgataaatATCTGTGTGTTCATCGCAATGAcaaacccctttcacattaGTCAAAATCATCTGATCAGTTATTAAGATATTGATCAGCTTAAAGACAGGAAGATTTAGTAGGCTCATAATAAAGCATTGCTTGTTTAGCTGATTCGTCTGCTTTTTCCTGGAGAACCAAGTGTACACAACAAGCTTCATCAACAAGACAGAAAGTCTAAGAGATGTGACGATCAGTTTCCAGttatctttctctttctaaACAAAGTCAAGAGAAATCCACATCCCAGTGCAGAAAGTGGGGGGAGCCCAAATCAAATGATGGCTTAAATACACAGAGTGGGTGATACTGGGTGAAGAGAAATGACCTTTACCTTAATTCAGCTCATCAGTGTACTTCATGAAAAGAGGGGGCCTTTATATTTTGTCACTTTGCTATAAGATCACATTATTCACTTGGAGTGTTTTAATATTCAAACAGTGTTCTTACACATGACAGATCACCTCCTTCTGCTTTAAGCgtcagtgttttgctgtgtgGTCAGGCTACTGGACTAAGCCAAGCGACCTTTGTCCATGCAAGCCTACCTGGCAGAGCAACTCCAGGACGAACCCGGCGCAGCTGGCATACCCATAATAATCAAAATTATCCATGACCTGGTAGTACTTTGTCATCAGCTCCTGGTCTTTCTCATAATCACAGCAGCCAAACTCTTTGTACATCACGCAAAATTCCAGCTCCCTCAGCGGTCGGAAGGGCGGCTTGAAGTCCAGGCACTGCGGGTGCAACGTTACAGGTGCGACGCATAATGCCAAAATATACAAGATGCCAATCGGCGAGAGCCACAGCCGACCCGGGACTTTGCCACAACACCGCTGCATTATGGCGTGCGTTGGAGACCATGGAAGAGAAAGTTGTGCAGAGGAGGCTTCCTGTTTGAACTTTGCTCTATGTCAGCTTCTGACGTGGTGACCCGCTGTGTCAGCCCGGGCAGTCTGTCGTCAGGCTGCGGCGTCGGGAGCCGTCCGTTCGCAGCGCACCGCGGGCTGGAACCGTCTGCCGCCCCGACGCATCTGCACACAAAATGGGAGGAAGCCAACGGCGGAGTGCGTTAAACAGCTACAGAGCGCAgagtcctctgctgctgtctgtgcgAGAAACTGCTGCTGATGGCAGCAACATCATCAACAGAAAGACCTGACATCTAAATGCATTACTGCTAACACCTCCACCATTAACTACTGCTTTATTCATCTCAGCGGGCCTGCACTACATGACAGTTATTTGCCACTGTTTTCAATCAGTCCAGTCTTCTGAATTAGAGCGcgcagtgcattgtgggtgtGGGGGTTCTTCTGTGTAGTTTCTTGTGTTCAGTCTGTTACCTTTTGCATAACATTACTGAATAATCATGCATGTCAACCCCTGCTGCCCAGTAGATGGCGACCTTACCCAGTCTTTATGGTTTGACTGCTGGAGGGAACAAAATGACAccatatgataataataataataataataataataataataataataataataataataataataataataataataacaataacaataataataataataataatactttagGTTGAGGCAGTAGTTTACTAAGGCTAAAAAAGGAGGTGTTGTTCAAATCCAGGTCATGAATGATGACAGggcagaaagacacagaaatgccTCTAAGCAACAGTTAAATaagaatgaaagaaatcagCAGTCATTGCTCAAAGTGGAAGCTTATTGGAATCGTGCAGATAAATAGGAACAGGttcctgttttcagtgtcaTATACACAAAAATGTGCAGAACAAGCTTTGAAATATAGAAAGTTAGAAACAGAAGGTTAGTGTGGGGTTAGGGCCCAAAGAAATAAGGGTTACCAAAATAGTCAGACCAAACTGTCGTGGTTCACTTGGGCTTTTCTGGAGTAGGACACTAATTCAAATTTGAAGGGTGTTTAGGGAAAAGGGGCTACAGCAATGTTCTCCCCTGTTCTCCCATGCAGCACTGTGTGGGCAGACTAAATGAAGgtttaatcatttcattcttATTCTTTTGGGGCCACTAAAAGTTTTCTAAATGTAAGTAATGTTTCCCAAATTTCTTATGAATTCTTATTCCATTAATTCCCGGCTCTACATaacacagtgtgtcagtgtgcaccAGTGGAACATTTAAATCAACGCCAAAAACAAATATAAGTGACTGCTATTTGTAATCAGTCAACATAGACTGTGTTAAAGTTTGGAAATCTGAAAACAAGAATTGATACCTGCTGAAAGCAGTGATGTAACAAACATCCAGTCTCTCAGGCACCCTGACGCGGGGGTGTCtagttgtctgggtgtctggTTGTCTGGTGGCCTTTGCGTTAGGGACGCTGGAAGTGGATTTAGGTAAATGGATCCAGGTCTGTGGTGCTGCCTGTAGAGGACACTGTGCTACTTTCTGCAGAGCGGGATAagctccatcttcctctctctctctgtctgtcctcccagGCTCCTCCACTTCGAGGACTAACCGGCTCCGGTCTCCGGCTGCAGACAGCGCCGCGTCTTCAAGATGAGCCTCCAGCGTTAATGTCAAAGGAAGTGACATTTCTGCAGGTCCACCTCCGCGAGATCCGGAGCCTGAAAGACATTAACCGAAAACTTCAGGACGATAACCAGGAGCTCAGAGAGCTGTGCTGCTCCTAGACGACGACCGGCAGCGGGGGAAGAGGGTGTCCCGGGAGTGGCAGCGGTTCGGCCGCTATGCGGCCGGCGTCCTGTGGAGAGACGTGGGGCTGTACCAGCGGAAGCTGCAGGACCTGGAGGCCGGTCAGGAGGCGCTGAGGACGGAGAACGTGGAGCTGAAGGAAATCGTCCTGATGCTggatgaggagaggagcggAGCCGGCTCCCGGAGCTCCATCGACAGCCAGTGCAGCCTGAGCAACCTGAGCTGCCGGCGCCGGTTCGTGACGTCGGCGACGGCAGCAGCACATCCAACACCGGGAGCGCCGGTAGTCCCGACCACCACTTTCACAAGACACCTGAGGGAAAGACAGCATCTCTGGGGAGGTCTATGGACGACCTGTCCGCCCCTCACCTCCACAGAGGGACTGGACTCAGTCAGTGTAAGTGATGCTCCTCTTCAGTAGACGGATACCAAGGTGTTTTTAAATCTCAGTAAAATAACCAGGATCCAACCCTTCAGCTGTCATTTAGCAACTTTATCTTTGAGCCTGGAAATACAGTCGGAGTTTGACTCACGGTCCACGGACGAGCTTTGTCCCGGCTCTTcatcacagtcttcatcagcagttgGAGCTTGctcagttgccatggagacggGTCTGTTGAAATGCGAGTGCTGTAGCTGTTAGGACTTCACTCACAGCTCTCAAGGGGCTTCTCTTAATTAATATCTTAAAAATGACAAGTTAATATTATTTATTGAACCAACTGCCAGCCTGCATGGCAGTCTTCATCCGTCTTTAAAGCACGAGGAGCTGATAATTAAAGATGTGCTGCAGGTACAATCACAGTCAAGTTTTTCAGGGTTAATATTTCCTGACATTAATTGAGAACACATGTGGTCAGTGTCGAAATATGAAAGCATGAATGACACATCAATTGGCCGCGAGAAGCGTAACACACCTGACAGGTTTTGACAAGGGAGAAGAATgggaaaacaaaagaggatATCTAGTTTTGTTGGGTCAAGTTGggtcctttttttaaaaaaatgaatgcagtacGTCGCGTGTCTCTGTCCAGCGTAAACCAAGTGTCTACAAACTTGGTGATTTTACCTTTTGTAGATAAAGTGAAGGATTGATCCTTTTTGGGATGAGACATTTCAGCTACTTCTCAGGCACATGATGAAAGCCATTTTAAAAGCCATTGGGCTATTGGAGCAGTGATTTTGTCACAAAGCTGTTCATTACAAGGCAGTACTTTggtaggctgtgtgtgtgagctgcctGAAGCAGAGTGCCACGCCGGCGTATCCTGATCTATGAAGAAGTATCAGGTGAGAATCTATGAGTCACATCAGTGTGGTGTGATGACTGAACGCATGTTATCAAGTGAATGAAAGACAGCCTTAACTGTGGGATCAGAAAGGGCCTTTATGGGTTTATGTAAAACATAAGAACCATGAAGGAACTCTTACCCTGAGAGTATCACTGCCTTCATTcccagtgcattctgggaaagaAAAGCAATGCTTGAGGTAACCCATGACCTTCTGACCAGGAAATCACTTATGTAATTAATCCCACTTTAAACCTCAGTCTGGACCATAATTTAAAGTTTTGTCTCTGTGAtgcctaaaaacacacattttcttatCACAGACTGAGGTGATGTTGTAGTCACTTCGTTTGCACGCACTCACACTGAGTGACATAGTCTGGCCCAGCTCAGCCTGGCATAGATAGCCGCAGCTTGATCACCTCAGCTCATTAAGGATGAATTCAGATCTAATGAGGATTTAGCGCCGGCAGTGCCAGCAGAAGGTAAGTTGTGTCAGCAAGTGATCTAAAGCCCGGCTGGAGCTGGATGGCAGCCGAGGCGCCAGTCAGCTGCATGCTAACTCCTGTCTTTGACACATTCCAACAGGTCTCAGTCTGCTTTATGACAAGAGGAATATGAGATAAAAAGCTGAGATGCGGATCAAGGTTTATAGCTTGGCGAGGCTCTAGTAGTTAGCAGGTTTGACTAAAGCCTGCTGACTGACTCATCAGCAGTCGGGAAAAGTGAAAGTATCACTTACAATGAAGCATGTTGTTTAAAAACTCCAGCTCTatcaaatacacaaacatgatCATATCTCACTCAGTAAATACACAAGAATCTGTATCCAGTGCATATGCCAACTCCAAATGCACAGCATGACTGGTCAGGCAGGTGAAAAGCACGCCATACCCTTTAAGAAGACTCCCTCTTTTAACATCGATGGGCCCAAAATAGTCTACTCCAACATCTGTAAAAGGGGCTCTGTCGGGCAACACTCTTTCCTCAGGCAAGTCTGCCATCTTCTGTTCAATAAATTTTCCTCTGTTGCGTCTGCAAATAACACAGTCGGATATGACTTTCCTTGCAGCAGCGTTTGCATTGATGAGCCAGTacctctgcagcagcctggACGGCATGTGATTTCTTCCTGCATGTCCCAGTTGATGATGAATATATGAGTTAAGTCTTTCCAGTTTTCCGGTTCTGTCTCATGTTGATGTTAATAAAAGTTCTGCATATTTGAAGTTTGCCTCCTGGTTTTATGACTCTAGTATTATAGACTTAGATAATGAGTAAATATAGGATCATTTCACATGCTCTCACTGTACATAAAGTAAGGCTGCATGACTGGTATTTTGCCAGATGAGGTAAAAGCAAGTCCTACAATTATAGATAAGAAAATGCTTAAAGTAACTATTGGTGTCTTAGGTTATTTTATTTGGAATAATTCTGTAATTAAGTGACGGTGGTCTATATGTAGCTAACAGGGCCTTCAATTAAAGTATAGCataaaacaaaccacaaatgttCATGTCAGTCTGCTCTGTAATCCAGGCTGGCATGGACCTCGGCAAATTACTGTATAATCCCAGAAGTTTATATACTACAGCACAAACACTACTGCCTCATTCTTGCCAGTGTGTAACTATTGGAATGGCTGAAATACACTACATCACAGGATAGCACAAGATGGAACATCTGTTATTATCagaacatcagatatgataCGAATTATATTGATTTGTATGGGTCATTCACCGACACATTATACAGAAAATGGTCACTGCGTAATACCTCAACCAGCAGTTCAATGTGGTTGATCACTCATTGAATTTCTAGTTGTAGTCACTAGGTGGCAGTGTTGGCTAAGCAGAAATCTAatcataatgaaatcaaataaactgattcagaataatcaaatctaaatactaacaaaactaaatactaaactaaacaacactaaataccaaaaaataaacaaataactaaataaatagCTCCAACACTCCTTAATGCCCCTAATTGTGCATTAAATCACAATTACTTTAATTTCTCAAAGGAGCTATACCCTCAACCAAACCTATGACTGAACATAGTATGTCATGCATTGGCTTCAGTTTACTTTCTTCTTTGTGGTGAAcctgcaacaacaaaagaagGGGGGAATCTTGTACCTCTGCCTCAGCCTGGACGGCATGTGATTTCTTCCTGCATGTCCCAGTTGATGATGAATATGGCGCAGAATCAGTACGGATACATGCAGATCTTTATTCAGCTGACCACCTACTCTGACGATTCCATTATCCATTACTGGATCGAGTTTGTACAGCAGACTCCCCTTGGAAACATTTTTACAGCCATTCTTCAGGGAGGCAATTTCAGCTTTAAACTTGTGTTCTTGTATATACTGAATGATTGACTGTTCTGCTTTCTCAAGATCTTCAAGAGTTAAGCTCTGTCCTTTGAGTGTGGTTTTAAAGCTCTGAATTTTCCTTTCCACTGTATGTTCTTGAGTCTCCAGCTTTTCCTTGTTGAGGTCTGCAGAAGCACACaacttctttctcttctgtctcaATAACACAAGAGCTCTCTTGACCTTCAGAAACCAAGCAACAGATGTTTTTAGTCTCATCCAAGATGAAAAGTAACTGAGCAGGCGATCTGTGGCACTTTCAAAATCCACAACAAGAGAATTCACCATCAAATAATCCCTTTTAGGATAGTGCAGGAAATTCAGGTTGTACTACTTTGTGTATCTGTACACTGCAAAGACAACTAAATGGAAGATCAAGGGCAacacacagtggaaacatgCGGTTAACACACAAAGTTGTTAGCTGGAGTCCTTTCTTCAGTCAAATATGTGGCTAGATATGTTTCAGGTAAGTGTGAGCTGGGTCTCATGTCTCAACACCTGCTCCTTTAACACATTTAATCAAATTGCTTGACTTCTCTGACATGGAGCTGCTATTATTACCTAAGCAGAGTactttctgtgcagcagcagataatATAATGTCACCTGGTAGCTGCAGGTGAATATGTGACTGCCCATGCAGTGCACTTCTTCCTCAAAATCATCAGGTCTTTGTCCTTCAACTTCATTCTGCTGGTTCAACAGAACTGTTGATTTGCGACCTCTGAATCTCCAAACTCAGCCTTTTTTTGTTCAGGTCTAGAACATCAGCCCTCGTCTCCATAACCATAAAACCACGTGATTCTGACATGACCAAGATTTGAGAGAATCAGTTGAATCTGCCTGAAACCTCTTCACACTGTGAGTTGAAGAATGCAGTTGTTTGTATAAAGTAAGGagtttttcattaaatgttttttccccAACATGCTTCTGTGTATTTTGCACATGGAGTTTTTATGAGTAACCTGGAGACACAGTTATCTTTTTCAGTTTACTGTATATGACATTGAAGTCAGATGAAGGCAAATAGATTTATTTCTGATCATCATCTTTATGCACCTCTTTAAGAAATGAGATGTTGTCAGTGTgcattcattttgcttttaaggTAACCACAGAGTGGCTAATGCAAGCCTTGCCTTGCGTCTTAAGCGACGCAAGGCAGAAACAGGGTAAGACAACAC
Coding sequences:
- the hhipl1 gene encoding HHIP-like protein 1 gives rise to the protein MQRCCGKVPGRLWLSPIGILYILALCVAPVTLHPQCLDFKPPFRPLRELEFCVMYKEFGCCDYEKDQELMTKYYQVMDNFDYYGYASCAGFVLELLCQECSPYAAHLFDAEDPSTPVRTIPGLCPDYCSQFWKKCSSTIPFLSDDPHIAKVKDDQTQLCQYLELEDMDYCYPHLLSNQQLTKNLGRVQSDSEGCLQLCLEEVANGLRNPLAMVHANDGTHRFFVAEQVGLVWTYLPDRSKLERPFLNITKAVLTSSWEGDERGFLGLTFHPRHKYNRKLYVYYSVEVGFDERIRISEFHVSASDMNMVDHASERVILEIDEPASNHNGGQLLFADDGYLYIFTGDGGMAGDPFGKYGNAQNKSALLGKVLRIDVDDNERGPLYRIPPDNPFIHELGARPEIYAYGVRNMWRCSVDQGDPRTKEGKGRIFCGDVGQNKFEEIDIIEKGRNYGWRAKEGFSCYDKKLCANSSLDDVLPIYAYPHEMGKSVTGGYVYRGCEYPNLNGMYIFGDFMSGRLMSLQEDKNTGQWKYNEICMGMGLTCAFPGLINNYHQYIISFAEDEAGEVYFMSTGIPSATSPSGVVYKVVDPSRRAPPRQCHYDPLPVRVKSNLIKFVPQETLITLETPSKTKPQPQPTESYDWLQELIERLGEVGPDPILPLPTTTTTKPPRHSRRKGRRKKGKSRTQSAPELRNGAVRLVGDEQGRSDHGRVEIYVNGEWGTVCDDLWTTKNAAVVCQQLGFRYALKAAKNSEFGEGKDLRILLDDVQCEGTEASLLDCKHAGVGTHNCAHYEDAGVICGNSDYVVEV